From a region of the Ignisphaera sp. genome:
- a CDS encoding amino acid ABC transporter ATP-binding protein, whose translation MNVLLKAINIHKYFGKQHVLKGVDLEVEEGKTVVIIGPSGSGKSTLLRCLNLLIKPDKGTILFNGMDITRGKINIHRVRQEIGFVFQSYNLFTHLTAIDNVMLGLVKVKKMDKSMARKIAEEALISVGITEDLWKKYPAQLSGGQQQRVAIARAIAMSPKLLLLDEPTSALDPELTVEVLNVLEKLSEKKMTMIIVTHELGFAMRVADEVIFMEDGRIVEKGPPERILLAPEKERTKIFVSKLMELYRIDRRYK comes from the coding sequence ATGAATGTTTTACTGAAGGCTATAAATATCCATAAGTATTTCGGTAAACAACACGTGCTTAAGGGTGTAGATCTAGAGGTAGAAGAAGGTAAAACAGTTGTCATTATAGGGCCTTCTGGATCAGGCAAATCAACGCTTCTTAGATGTCTAAATCTTCTAATAAAACCTGATAAGGGTACAATATTATTTAATGGTATGGATATAACGAGAGGAAAAATCAATATACATAGAGTTAGACAAGAAATAGGTTTTGTTTTTCAAAGCTACAACCTTTTCACTCATCTAACCGCTATTGATAATGTTATGCTCGGACTTGTAAAGGTTAAGAAAATGGATAAATCCATGGCTCGAAAAATCGCTGAAGAGGCTCTGATTTCTGTAGGTATAACAGAAGATCTTTGGAAGAAGTATCCAGCACAACTTTCTGGAGGACAACAACAAAGAGTTGCTATCGCACGAGCAATAGCTATGTCTCCTAAGCTTCTTCTACTAGATGAACCTACATCAGCTCTAGATCCGGAGCTAACGGTAGAAGTACTCAACGTTCTTGAGAAGTTATCAGAAAAGAAAATGACTATGATTATAGTTACTCATGAACTTGGATTCGCTATGAGAGTTGCAGATGAAGTTATATTTATGGAGGATGGAAGAATTGTCGAGAAAGGTCCTCCTGAAAGAATATTGTTGGCTCCAGAAAAAGAGAGAACAAAGATTTTCGTTTCAAAACTTATGGAGCTCTACAGAATTGATAGGAGATACAAATGA
- a CDS encoding amino acid ABC transporter permease, translated as MSFEEFFQTLLLILLRGFLNTFVLSVGGFSLGLFLGTLIAFVQVFIGGVYSKVIDYVNKTIRSIPPILMLFIVFYGLKLNNIASAIIGLGIISFSYQSQIFRGIIEAIAARQLEAALSIGLDRWKSFRYIILPQVIVLSIPALLNEFTILLKDSSIAYAIGVVEMFTVSINIANARMEYVIPLASVAILYLIICYTISFVSNLIHKRIGSLGYGAPL; from the coding sequence ATGAGTTTTGAGGAATTTTTTCAAACATTGTTATTAATTCTATTGAGAGGTTTTTTGAATACATTTGTACTTTCAGTTGGTGGATTTTCTTTAGGACTCTTTCTAGGAACTTTAATAGCTTTTGTGCAAGTATTCATAGGTGGTGTATACAGTAAAGTTATAGACTATGTTAACAAGACTATACGTAGTATTCCACCTATATTGATGCTCTTCATAGTTTTCTATGGTCTAAAGCTGAACAATATAGCTTCAGCTATAATAGGTCTAGGCATTATAAGCTTTTCTTATCAATCCCAAATCTTTCGAGGTATAATAGAAGCTATAGCAGCTAGACAGCTAGAAGCTGCACTCTCTATAGGTCTAGATAGATGGAAATCATTTAGATACATTATACTTCCTCAAGTGATAGTTTTATCTATTCCAGCGTTACTTAACGAATTTACTATTCTTCTGAAGGACTCTTCAATAGCTTACGCTATAGGTGTTGTAGAAATGTTTACTGTTTCCATCAATATCGCTAATGCTAGAATGGAATACGTTATACCTTTAGCTTCAGTAGCTATTCTCTATTTAATAATATGTTATACGATATCATTTGTATCTAATTTAATTCATAAGAGGATCGGTTCTCTAGGCTATGGTGCTCCTCTATGA
- a CDS encoding basic amino acid ABC transporter substrate-binding protein, translating to MRAWIYILVVAVVVVSVMAIYLAYSYFLSLSPKPKILRIGTSPDFPPFEYIDEKTNEVVGIDIDLIKAVANRLGYSVEIVSMDFDGLIPALEQGHVDIVISGMTITEEREKRVDFSIPYWEADQAIIVFRGSSYRPQSLEDLDNYIVGVQSGTTAAELLDNLVKQGYRIEIKRYTSYTLAVQDLINGRVDAVVVDSPVARALEKRYSIEISCVIPTNERYGIAVREGNRELLDQINKVLNDILNSNEWDQIIAKYLG from the coding sequence ATGAGAGCTTGGATTTATATACTTGTAGTAGCTGTCGTTGTAGTTTCAGTTATGGCTATATATCTTGCATATAGTTACTTCCTTTCATTATCACCAAAGCCCAAGATTTTAAGAATAGGTACCTCACCTGATTTCCCACCTTTTGAGTATATTGATGAAAAAACAAACGAGGTCGTAGGTATAGATATAGATCTTATTAAGGCTGTAGCTAATAGACTTGGATACAGTGTAGAGATAGTGAGTATGGATTTTGATGGACTCATACCTGCTCTAGAACAAGGACATGTAGATATAGTTATATCTGGTATGACTATAACCGAGGAAAGAGAAAAGAGAGTTGACTTCAGTATACCTTATTGGGAAGCTGATCAAGCAATAATAGTTTTTAGAGGTTCTTCCTATAGACCTCAATCCTTAGAAGATTTAGATAATTATATTGTAGGAGTTCAAAGCGGTACTACAGCAGCAGAGCTTTTGGATAATCTCGTGAAGCAAGGCTATAGGATAGAGATAAAGAGGTATACATCATACACATTAGCAGTACAAGATCTCATTAATGGTAGAGTTGATGCAGTAGTAGTAGATTCTCCTGTAGCTAGAGCTCTTGAGAAAAGATACAGCATAGAGATATCATGTGTAATACCAACAAATGAGAGGTACGGTATAGCTGTAAGAGAAGGTAATAGAGAGCTTTTGGATCAGATAAATAAGGTATTGAATGATATTCTTAATAGCAATGAATGGGATCAAATAATAGCTAAATACTTAGGCTAA
- a CDS encoding DUF2797 domain-containing protein — MYFVNSIDVSMRIEDIRKYSYELPLALFGKDVQEVVVEVVDPYRWRLLLYDTEGNLHSITSGSFIKIYRPISLYRVCSGDIVVSFIHDPLENLMYLYRKDVFCMARVSNGFCSLHKGSNYSKYLSYVFGLSNTKPDVGLAQVPHMVYILSLGGSNVKVGIANAMKNLNRIFEQIFVYATPVAFVEDVARAREIEKTLAGSKIRDRVRVSERIEQIKNVNMYNLETHLTQFVLTFVRQIKPLLISRKIVNKDKPLPVIRFSDKYFENIAKTYIVHEETRLNSIEGYAEVIEYLLGGITISINNRRLFIPYHFIRDKALNIEIVK, encoded by the coding sequence ATGTATTTCGTGAACAGTATTGATGTATCTATGCGTATTGAAGATATTCGTAAGTATAGCTATGAATTGCCACTAGCCCTTTTTGGTAAAGATGTTCAGGAAGTTGTTGTAGAGGTTGTAGATCCCTATAGATGGAGATTACTGTTGTACGATACAGAAGGTAATCTCCATTCTATTACCTCAGGTAGTTTTATAAAGATATATCGCCCTATATCTCTGTATAGAGTTTGTTCTGGGGATATAGTTGTTTCATTTATTCACGATCCTCTAGAGAATTTAATGTATCTGTATAGAAAGGATGTTTTCTGCATGGCTAGAGTTAGTAATGGTTTTTGCTCACTTCATAAGGGATCTAACTACAGTAAGTATCTTTCTTATGTATTTGGATTAAGCAACACTAAACCTGATGTAGGTTTGGCTCAAGTTCCACATATGGTGTATATTTTATCTCTTGGTGGATCTAATGTCAAGGTAGGTATAGCTAATGCTATGAAGAACCTTAATAGGATTTTTGAACAAATATTTGTATATGCCACACCAGTAGCTTTTGTTGAAGATGTGGCTAGAGCTAGAGAGATTGAGAAGACGTTAGCTGGTAGTAAAATAAGGGATAGAGTTAGAGTATCTGAAAGAATTGAACAGATAAAGAATGTAAATATGTATAATTTAGAGACCCACCTAACACAATTCGTATTGACGTTTGTCCGCCAAATAAAGCCTCTACTTATTTCTAGAAAGATCGTCAACAAAGACAAACCTTTACCTGTTATTAGGTTTAGCGATAAGTATTTCGAGAACATAGCAAAAACATATATAGTTCATGAGGAAACTAGATTAAATAGCATTGAAGGATACGCAGAAGTTATAGAATATTTGCTTGGAGGTATCACAATTTCTATAAATAATCGTAGACTCTTTATTCCCTATCACTTCATCAGGGATAAAGCATTGAATATAGAGATAGTGAAGTAA
- a CDS encoding helix-turn-helix domain-containing protein — translation MAMNIMIVTAVAVSAPIAFYVATKRGIVRRHIGYVKNRLDMFSAERKCIDKVEELRIELANLKEYVEKYKEKIDIVENQIHSLEEKIEFIDKKLSSLDTTTQEEDDIVLKVIDLRKKGYSLKRIAEELNISLSKVRKILKDNTVD, via the coding sequence ATGGCTATGAATATTATGATAGTTACAGCTGTTGCTGTATCAGCTCCTATAGCCTTCTATGTAGCTACTAAACGTGGTATTGTTCGACGACATATCGGATATGTTAAGAATAGACTGGACATGTTTAGCGCAGAAAGAAAGTGTATAGATAAGGTAGAAGAGTTACGTATAGAGTTAGCCAATTTGAAAGAATATGTGGAGAAGTATAAGGAAAAGATTGATATAGTGGAAAACCAGATACATAGTTTAGAAGAAAAGATAGAATTTATAGACAAGAAATTGTCTTCTCTTGACACTACCACTCAAGAGGAAGACGATATTGTGTTGAAGGTAATAGATCTTCGCAAAAAGGGTTACTCACTTAAAAGAATAGCTGAAGAACTCAATATATCATTATCTAAAGTCAGAAAGATTCTGAAGGATAATACTGTTGATTAA
- a CDS encoding SLC13 family permease, whose protein sequence is MYAELVLLSLAVLVAFLVWGKVERHWVGLGIALFLIASGTLSVSEALDYIDWDVLGLILGVSIYTVYIEKSGVTYISARYIVKRTGYSLYATLFTISLVAGMVSVFMENVSVVFLFYPIVFSLSRLLGIEPTIPMIFVALSSNIAGSATMIGDPPALITAGAFKLSFTDFIVYRGKLSMFFFTIISMVSAIAVSSYIVSKKAKIGNRSGPSEKLDVLEDVSIDRVFAIEATLFLIIKILLLSVRNIIILPLSFSAAIAVGGLTIVRLIHRDSDSVKKAFKQGFEWRLLIFLATIFVLSRAFEKHGIAKRFGEYIVYRLGKDLFRITSLIIWLCSFFSAVIDNVPITLTMIPVVKASSTLLNQDPVVLMWAALVGITLGGNLTYIGASANVAAVRILEKNNHDVTFTEFMKISIIYNSVSILIAWFLYTIIYIV, encoded by the coding sequence ATGTATGCAGAACTAGTGTTGTTATCTCTAGCTGTACTTGTGGCTTTTCTGGTTTGGGGAAAGGTAGAAAGACACTGGGTCGGTTTGGGTATAGCACTATTTCTTATTGCTTCTGGTACTCTATCTGTTTCTGAAGCTTTGGATTATATTGATTGGGATGTTCTCGGACTTATACTGGGTGTAAGCATATATACTGTCTATATAGAGAAGAGTGGAGTTACATACATATCTGCACGCTATATAGTTAAGCGTACAGGGTATTCTCTATATGCTACACTATTTACGATATCCCTTGTGGCAGGTATGGTAAGTGTATTCATGGAGAATGTATCTGTAGTTTTTCTATTCTATCCAATAGTTTTCTCCCTCTCTAGACTACTCGGAATAGAGCCTACTATACCCATGATCTTCGTAGCTCTATCCTCAAATATAGCGGGATCAGCAACAATGATCGGAGATCCACCAGCACTAATTACTGCTGGAGCTTTCAAATTATCGTTTACGGATTTCATAGTTTATAGAGGAAAGCTCTCTATGTTTTTCTTCACAATAATATCGATGGTTTCTGCTATAGCTGTCTCTAGTTACATAGTATCGAAAAAAGCAAAGATTGGTAATAGAAGTGGTCCAAGCGAGAAGTTAGATGTGCTAGAAGATGTGTCTATAGATAGGGTCTTCGCTATTGAGGCTACTCTATTCCTAATAATCAAGATATTGCTATTGAGTGTGAGAAACATTATAATACTTCCTCTAAGTTTTTCTGCTGCTATAGCTGTTGGTGGTTTAACTATAGTTAGACTTATCCATAGAGATAGTGATAGCGTTAAGAAGGCATTCAAGCAAGGTTTCGAGTGGAGACTACTTATATTCTTAGCCACAATTTTCGTGCTCTCAAGAGCTTTTGAAAAACACGGTATAGCTAAAAGATTTGGTGAATATATTGTCTATAGATTAGGTAAGGATTTATTCAGAATAACATCGCTTATCATATGGCTATGCTCATTTTTTTCAGCAGTCATAGACAATGTTCCAATAACCTTGACAATGATACCTGTTGTTAAAGCATCTTCAACACTCTTAAACCAAGATCCTGTTGTCCTTATGTGGGCAGCTCTAGTAGGTATCACACTAGGGGGCAATTTAACGTACATAGGTGCATCAGCAAATGTAGCAGCTGTAAGAATCTTGGAGAAAAATAATCATGACGTGACATTCACAGAGTTCATGAAGATAAGCATTATATACAATTCAGTATCAATATTAATTGCTTGGTTTCTCTATACCATAATATACATAGTATAG
- a CDS encoding Sip1-related alpha-galactosidase, with product MVFVPKRVIAFFADGSHEICDYCETISSDVTKLYKFLCRDFEIHLEDRDGIITVVKAVSRLKLFSPYESLIIDLEIDENVSRVLVLTLNTAVAEELGKGFGYYNYLAIDREPRVERPSDAIPYPSLSKINLSYVDHVPRVPCWTYPLVLRNINEVPKYSVFMLLDAVRKYVALMTLSSRATAYIGPGSRITIFSGKASYEIGMTHLLTCSVDNNPYKVIEDCVHKAAKVSGFKSRKLKKKPIFMQGLGWCSWNALLTEDLSHSNIVNIVKGLREKGVPIKWVIVDDGWQIASPPRSHHWFSKVIERLEVNSSRFPYGFQQLVKELKSLGIEFVGLWSTINMYWGGASKRFIDELGVEGYRYPPFDSYVPPPDIASAYSFYNKFLSWIKDLGFSFLKIDNQWIIHLLYQGIKYVGEASREIEHGLQLAAEVNNLDILNCMSMTPENYSNFLVSNVMRTSIDHIPFWKADAKLHILFNTYNSLLFNYIVYPDYDMWITYDPHSKIHTVSRVFSGGPIYITDRHPEKTDVELLKRIVLPDGEVVRVDEPALPTKDVLFSDPYNENVLLKIASRCRGFPVVAVFNISKEGVTITDNLSLKHLPFNIESGLYAYYSVFAGKRGTIDTSDDLEITLDELDADVYVFSRVIDGNAVIGLKEYILPPYPMTTYRVKEKRISAEFRVRGTVIALINGLFNEVPTQDTIIEL from the coding sequence GTGGTATTCGTACCAAAACGTGTAATAGCGTTTTTTGCTGATGGATCGCACGAAATTTGTGATTATTGTGAAACTATTTCTAGTGATGTAACCAAATTATACAAATTTTTATGTAGAGATTTTGAGATTCATCTAGAGGATAGAGATGGTATTATTACTGTTGTTAAAGCTGTATCTAGATTGAAGCTTTTCTCGCCTTACGAATCGTTAATCATAGATTTAGAGATTGATGAAAACGTTTCACGTGTTCTTGTTTTAACGCTGAATACTGCTGTTGCTGAAGAACTTGGTAAAGGATTTGGTTACTACAATTACTTGGCTATAGATAGAGAACCTAGAGTAGAAAGGCCCTCTGATGCTATACCTTATCCATCTTTATCTAAGATAAATCTCAGTTATGTAGATCATGTACCTAGAGTCCCCTGCTGGACTTACCCTTTAGTACTTAGAAACATCAATGAGGTGCCAAAGTACTCTGTATTTATGCTACTTGATGCTGTCAGAAAATATGTAGCCCTTATGACATTAAGTAGCAGAGCTACAGCATATATAGGTCCTGGATCGAGGATAACTATCTTTAGTGGTAAAGCTTCTTATGAAATAGGAATGACGCATCTCTTGACATGTTCCGTTGATAACAATCCATATAAAGTTATCGAGGATTGTGTTCATAAAGCGGCTAAAGTATCTGGTTTCAAGTCGAGAAAACTGAAGAAGAAGCCTATATTTATGCAAGGTCTTGGTTGGTGCTCGTGGAATGCTCTATTAACAGAAGATCTATCGCATAGCAATATCGTAAACATAGTTAAAGGTCTTAGAGAAAAAGGTGTACCTATAAAGTGGGTCATAGTTGATGATGGATGGCAGATAGCATCCCCACCTAGGTCACATCACTGGTTCTCTAAGGTTATAGAGAGATTGGAAGTCAATAGCTCTAGGTTTCCATATGGATTCCAGCAACTTGTTAAAGAACTTAAAAGTCTAGGGATAGAATTTGTAGGTCTATGGTCTACAATAAATATGTACTGGGGTGGTGCAAGTAAACGATTTATCGATGAACTTGGTGTAGAAGGCTATAGATACCCTCCATTTGATTCATATGTACCTCCACCAGATATAGCATCAGCTTATAGTTTCTACAATAAGTTCCTCTCATGGATTAAAGATCTCGGCTTCAGCTTTCTCAAGATAGACAATCAATGGATAATACATCTGCTCTATCAAGGAATCAAATATGTGGGAGAAGCATCTAGAGAAATTGAACATGGACTACAGCTAGCAGCTGAAGTAAATAATCTCGATATATTGAACTGTATGTCTATGACACCAGAGAACTATAGCAATTTCCTAGTAAGTAATGTTATGAGGACATCCATAGACCATATACCTTTCTGGAAAGCTGATGCAAAACTCCACATATTGTTCAATACCTACAATTCTTTGCTATTCAACTATATAGTTTATCCAGACTACGATATGTGGATAACCTATGATCCTCACTCAAAAATCCATACTGTCTCTAGGGTGTTTAGCGGAGGACCTATATACATAACAGATAGGCATCCCGAGAAAACGGATGTAGAGCTGCTGAAGAGGATTGTTTTACCTGATGGGGAGGTGGTTAGAGTTGATGAACCAGCTCTACCCACAAAAGATGTACTGTTTAGTGATCCCTACAACGAAAACGTATTGCTGAAAATTGCATCAAGATGTAGAGGTTTCCCTGTTGTAGCAGTATTCAATATAAGTAAGGAGGGCGTCACAATCACAGATAATCTATCATTGAAACACTTACCGTTTAATATCGAGTCGGGTCTTTACGCATACTATAGCGTCTTTGCTGGAAAACGTGGGACCATAGATACTAGTGACGATCTAGAGATAACCTTAGATGAACTCGATGCTGATGTATACGTGTTTTCGAGAGTTATTGATGGAAACGCAGTCATAGGGTTAAAGGAATATATATTGCCTCCCTATCCAATGACTACGTACAGAGTTAAAGAAAAGAGGATTTCAGCTGAATTTAGGGTTCGAGGTACTGTTATAGCTTTAATCAATGGATTATTCAATGAAGTGCCAACACAAGACACCATTATAGAGCTTTAG
- the yjjX gene encoding inosine/xanthosine triphosphatase, producing MVRVCIGSKNPAKLKGVERAFRQFFDVVKVEGYGVEGVPKQPIGLENILRFARYRAEKIKEIDALCDFYLGIEAGLMNIEEIGYFDVHITYLIDKNNRTSYGFSPAFAIPKKFVEFLVSGVYEELEEIVDTHYGTSNIGDKGGFISLLTKNNVVREDLVYYSVIMALIPIINSDTYLE from the coding sequence ATGGTTAGGGTATGTATTGGCAGCAAGAATCCAGCTAAATTAAAAGGGGTTGAGAGGGCTTTTAGGCAGTTCTTTGATGTGGTTAAAGTTGAAGGATATGGTGTTGAAGGTGTGCCCAAACAGCCTATTGGTTTAGAGAATATACTGAGATTCGCTAGATATCGAGCTGAAAAAATTAAAGAGATTGATGCTTTGTGCGATTTTTATCTAGGTATTGAAGCTGGATTAATGAATATAGAGGAAATCGGGTATTTTGATGTTCATATAACATATTTAATCGACAAAAATAACAGAACATCTTACGGCTTTTCTCCTGCGTTTGCCATTCCTAAAAAATTTGTAGAGTTTCTTGTTTCTGGAGTTTATGAAGAACTTGAAGAAATCGTTGATACTCATTATGGAACATCAAATATTGGTGATAAGGGCGGTTTTATAAGCTTGTTGACGAAAAACAATGTTGTGAGGGAAGATCTTGTTTATTATTCTGTGATTATGGCATTGATACCAATAATTAATTCAGATACATACTTAGAGTAG
- a CDS encoding S8 family serine peptidase, with amino-acid sequence MKTQRYMSSLMIIALLILVLSQLPAPAKGYIDAKDILIVYRSDQDLDIITDLGCNVERIYRMFNIILAHCPNNVVERLRSMNFNVFYNYNVSIDVTIEKFKVLTSSIFDYSRYQHQEYDKVPFYWSWAISRVSSDIVWSYLGEEGADSVIAILDTGIDPTHPLIAGKLIGWIEFDSKGRPICSLPHDTHGHGTWVASIAAGGDGAKHIFGVAPKSKILSASVLPGGKGTVAQVLAGLEWVLEPYNCRGIKLGIRKPDVVSMSFGATGNYSNVLLLAIAKVIENGIIPVAAIGNSGPYTSSNPGNIWGVIGVGAVDLNNDVAVFSSYEEVEWPDPPETWPFKGRYPNRYIKPDIVAPGVDVAGAFPGGLIAIGSGTSAAAPVVAGIAAIVSVKLRSQGFSGALLVEKVYDVLTSTTMAIDHPGAGKGLIDAYLSVARAKGVNLLSVDIDVHAHSAKPLDRISLSINGVKEGEQIDIYISGAKVYSGLVSSKPITVEIPVTHMYMNTITVVDSKGVLYGKDFIYILPQLLVDYVGFWGKEIKVLVTGIGIGDTLGIYLGNNLLTLDFANLRGSYISYLLIPYAEKGEYNLTVIDFSTPTITLTSSIVIRPYLDTNVSIVTQTVVHNITNTYIVSFPVAVNLKQYYIAGSIDFIDIVTYNITLDKVSVLAVYPAPVTLDIVNVTSLGRYTYRLWMKIGSQILQETYAVINVTLLKDGVNLPYILVIRIIPKDPYEIIQNRIEEMMYRITQNMTTISMIYSKLENIEDIEMKINRLNKDINNMSMDLYLLNSSIRSLAQRIDIDLKEMTEKADHVTYTTFLAIVLAVISIIITIRLSRKTT; translated from the coding sequence ATGAAGACTCAGAGGTATATGTCTTCGCTTATGATTATAGCTCTCCTTATTTTAGTACTTTCACAACTGCCTGCTCCTGCTAAGGGATATATAGATGCTAAAGATATACTTATAGTGTATAGATCTGACCAAGATCTAGACATTATAACAGATCTAGGTTGTAATGTAGAGAGAATATATAGAATGTTCAACATAATCTTAGCCCATTGTCCCAATAATGTAGTTGAACGGCTAAGATCTATGAACTTCAATGTTTTTTACAACTATAATGTCAGCATAGATGTTACTATCGAAAAATTTAAAGTATTAACTTCATCTATATTTGATTATAGTAGGTACCAACATCAGGAGTATGATAAGGTACCTTTCTACTGGTCATGGGCAATATCTAGAGTTTCTTCAGATATTGTCTGGAGCTATCTTGGTGAAGAAGGAGCGGATTCTGTTATCGCTATACTGGATACAGGCATAGATCCCACACATCCTCTGATTGCTGGTAAACTTATTGGATGGATAGAGTTTGACTCCAAGGGTAGACCCATATGCTCTTTGCCACATGATACACATGGTCATGGAACATGGGTTGCCAGTATAGCTGCTGGTGGCGATGGTGCTAAACATATTTTTGGTGTAGCTCCTAAATCCAAAATACTCTCGGCATCAGTTCTACCTGGTGGAAAAGGTACGGTGGCTCAGGTTTTAGCAGGACTTGAATGGGTTCTAGAACCTTACAACTGTAGAGGCATAAAATTAGGAATAAGAAAACCTGATGTAGTATCTATGAGTTTTGGGGCTACAGGCAACTATTCTAACGTACTCTTGTTAGCTATAGCTAAAGTAATAGAGAATGGTATCATTCCTGTAGCTGCCATAGGAAATAGTGGTCCCTATACCTCCTCCAATCCCGGAAACATATGGGGAGTGATAGGTGTAGGAGCTGTAGATCTAAACAATGATGTAGCAGTATTCAGTAGTTACGAAGAAGTTGAATGGCCAGATCCTCCAGAAACATGGCCATTTAAAGGTAGATATCCTAACCGATACATAAAACCCGATATAGTTGCGCCAGGTGTTGATGTAGCAGGTGCTTTTCCTGGAGGATTAATAGCTATTGGCAGTGGGACAAGTGCTGCTGCACCTGTAGTGGCAGGAATTGCTGCTATCGTTAGTGTTAAGTTAAGGAGCCAAGGTTTTTCTGGTGCTTTATTGGTAGAGAAGGTATATGATGTATTGACATCAACAACTATGGCTATCGATCATCCAGGCGCAGGAAAAGGTCTTATTGATGCTTATCTTTCTGTGGCTAGAGCTAAAGGTGTAAACTTATTAAGCGTAGATATAGATGTTCATGCACATTCAGCTAAACCCTTAGATAGAATATCATTGAGTATAAATGGGGTTAAAGAAGGTGAACAAATAGATATATACATATCTGGTGCAAAAGTATATAGCGGTCTAGTATCTTCAAAACCTATAACTGTTGAAATACCTGTGACACATATGTATATGAATACTATAACTGTTGTAGATAGTAAAGGAGTTCTTTATGGAAAAGACTTCATATATATACTGCCTCAATTGTTGGTAGATTATGTAGGCTTCTGGGGAAAGGAGATCAAGGTTTTAGTCACAGGTATAGGTATAGGAGATACCTTAGGGATATACTTAGGGAATAACCTATTGACGCTAGATTTTGCGAACTTAAGAGGCAGCTACATATCATATCTCTTAATACCATATGCTGAAAAAGGTGAATACAATCTAACAGTTATAGACTTCTCGACACCCACCATCACACTTACTTCATCAATAGTTATAAGACCATATCTCGATACAAACGTGTCAATAGTGACACAGACAGTTGTTCACAATATTACTAATACGTATATTGTGTCTTTTCCTGTGGCTGTAAACCTTAAACAATACTATATAGCGGGATCCATAGATTTCATCGATATAGTCACCTATAATATCACGCTAGATAAGGTATCAGTGTTAGCAGTATATCCAGCTCCAGTTACGCTGGATATAGTTAATGTTACATCCTTAGGAAGATACACATATAGGTTATGGATGAAAATAGGTTCGCAGATTCTTCAAGAGACTTATGCTGTTATAAATGTAACATTACTAAAAGATGGTGTAAATCTTCCATACATTCTTGTTATAAGAATAATACCTAAAGATCCATACGAGATAATCCAAAACCGTATTGAGGAAATGATGTACAGAATTACCCAAAATATGACTACCATATCAATGATCTATAGCAAGCTAGAGAATATAGAAGATATAGAGATGAAGATCAATAGGTTAAATAAAGATATAAACAACATGTCCATGGATCTTTACCTCTTAAATTCATCGATAAGGAGTCTTGCTCAAAGAATTGATATAGATCTAAAAGAGATGACCGAAAAGGCAGATCATGTAACTTATACTACCTTTCTAGCTATAGTTTTGGCCGTAATATCGATAATTATTACAATACGTCTATCGCGCAAAACTACCTAA
- a CDS encoding HAD hydrolase-like protein → MVKQKIGTIIFDIDGTIVLLPIDWDNILIKIKSLSLTSTKTFLGFVSKYYGSNEFIYIHKYLEDIENSAVDSMLILDNADKLLKRVCRYIPIGFVTMQSRSAAEKIVYKMGLCNCDKFLGVLASREDASNRIEQLAKAIKSIDINPDEVLFIGDKVLDGIAAIVNKVKSIVILRNPRTFRISDTDYIDEDLETIGIPIATDLAEALAIAKDIYDLPIDISIG, encoded by the coding sequence ATGGTGAAACAGAAGATAGGTACGATAATATTTGATATCGATGGAACAATAGTGCTTCTGCCAATAGACTGGGACAATATTTTAATTAAGATAAAATCTCTATCACTAACATCTACGAAAACGTTCTTGGGCTTTGTATCAAAATACTATGGATCTAATGAATTCATATACATACACAAATACTTAGAAGATATTGAAAATAGTGCTGTAGATTCGATGCTTATTTTAGATAATGCTGATAAACTGTTGAAAAGGGTATGTAGATACATACCAATCGGTTTTGTAACAATGCAAAGTAGATCTGCTGCCGAAAAAATAGTATATAAGATGGGGCTCTGTAACTGTGATAAGTTCTTAGGTGTTCTAGCATCAAGAGAAGATGCATCTAACAGAATTGAACAACTTGCTAAAGCTATAAAATCTATTGATATAAATCCTGATGAAGTGCTATTTATTGGTGACAAGGTGCTAGATGGTATAGCCGCTATTGTGAATAAAGTAAAGAGTATAGTAATCTTAAGAAATCCGCGGACCTTTCGAATAAGTGACACAGATTATATAGATGAAGACTTAGAGACTATAGGTATACCCATAGCTACCGACTTAGCTGAAGCTCTAGCTATAGCTAAAGATATATACGATTTACCTATAGATATCTCTATAGGCTGA